One Flagellimonas sp. CMM7 genomic region harbors:
- a CDS encoding rod shape-determining protein MreD, which yields MNSSLILNGFRFILLVLTQVLIFNTLNFLGFINPLVYVIFLYWFPIKGNRAVFMLAAFFLGFMIDIFSDSLALHAIASLTVAYIRPVIMRFCFGVNYEFQNFSFKNTTKVQRITFLGLLVLIHQVVFFSLEILSISHFLLILKKVFATGVVTLILCTLFSSLFSPQSE from the coding sequence ATGAATAGCAGCTTGATCTTAAACGGTTTTCGATTTATATTACTTGTCCTTACCCAAGTATTAATTTTTAACACCTTAAACTTCCTTGGCTTTATAAACCCTTTGGTCTATGTTATTTTTCTTTACTGGTTTCCCATTAAAGGAAATAGGGCTGTTTTTATGCTAGCTGCATTTTTCCTAGGGTTTATGATTGATATTTTTTCGGATTCCTTGGCATTACACGCCATTGCCTCATTGACCGTAGCCTACATAAGGCCAGTGATAATGCGTTTTTGTTTTGGAGTAAATTATGAATTTCAAAACTTTAGCTTTAAGAATACCACCAAAGTACAGCGCATCACGTTTTTGGGCCTTTTAGTATTAATACATCAAGTGGTTTTCTTTTCATTGGAAATTTTAAGTATATCACACTTCCTTTTAATTTTGAAAAAGGTTTTTGCCACTGGTGTTGTAACTTTGATTCTATGTACGTTGTTTAGTTCACTTTTTAGCCCGCAAAGCGAATAA
- a CDS encoding penicillin-binding protein 2, with the protein MKKLLLSSIIVVIGFTFIGRLSYLQLFSFSPDQTLEDPAIKAIYDYPERGYVYDRNGELMVGNQPAYDVMFIPREVKPLDTLEFCNLLGIDKPAFIEKMRRARIYSPRLPSVLVPQLSKEDYARLQEKMRHYVGFYIQKRSLRYYTTNSAANVLGYISEVNEGDLQNNPYYVAGELKGRTGIEKQYEEILRGRKGVKFIQKDRFNRDIGPYKNGKLDTLPEQGKEIHITLDKKLQEYGERLMHGKRGGIVALDPKSGEILAMISGPTYDPALLVGRERSKNYSKLHYDTISKPTWDRSILAQPSPGSPFKTMNALVALQEGVIDPSTKFRCYNGFYVGSQKKGCHCGGGVRDMNSGIYQSCNAYFAGTFRKIYEKYPTTDEGMDVWEKHMKSFGLGSYLGTDIPTGAPGRIPGKAFYDKWYGNGSWASSTIISNAIGQGEVAATPLQLANMTAAIANRGYFYTPHIIKNIGNTVAIDPKYTEPHQTTIDKEHFEPVIKGMANVYKYGTGRWVQIPGIEIAGKTGTVENFVRVNGERMQLTDHSVFVAFAPVENPKIALAVYIENGYYGSRYAGHIASLLIEKYIKGEITRKDLEKRMLEKTLEHEYAKPYSGEPFKINEYVW; encoded by the coding sequence ATGAAAAAACTGCTGTTATCTTCCATTATTGTCGTGATAGGATTCACCTTTATAGGCAGGCTTTCCTATTTACAACTTTTTAGTTTTTCTCCTGATCAAACTTTGGAAGACCCGGCAATTAAAGCAATTTATGATTACCCGGAAAGGGGTTACGTATACGATAGAAACGGTGAACTTATGGTGGGAAACCAACCAGCTTATGACGTTATGTTCATACCTCGTGAAGTTAAACCATTAGACACTTTGGAATTCTGTAATCTCCTTGGTATTGACAAACCAGCTTTTATTGAGAAGATGAGGAGGGCCAGAATATACTCACCGAGACTCCCATCTGTTCTTGTACCCCAACTTTCAAAAGAAGATTATGCAAGACTTCAAGAAAAGATGAGGCACTACGTTGGTTTTTATATTCAAAAGAGATCTTTGCGTTATTACACTACAAACAGCGCAGCAAATGTATTGGGGTATATAAGTGAGGTAAATGAAGGAGATTTGCAAAACAACCCTTATTACGTAGCCGGAGAATTAAAAGGGCGCACAGGTATTGAAAAACAGTACGAAGAAATCCTTAGAGGAAGAAAAGGGGTCAAGTTTATCCAGAAAGACCGTTTTAATAGAGATATAGGGCCTTACAAAAACGGTAAGTTGGATACGCTACCTGAACAAGGGAAAGAAATCCATATCACCTTGGACAAAAAGCTACAGGAATATGGAGAAAGGTTAATGCATGGAAAAAGAGGAGGAATTGTGGCCCTTGACCCTAAATCTGGTGAAATTTTGGCCATGATATCAGGTCCCACATATGATCCTGCCTTATTGGTCGGAAGAGAACGTTCTAAAAACTACAGTAAGCTACATTATGATACTATTTCCAAACCCACTTGGGATCGTTCTATACTAGCCCAACCTTCCCCCGGCTCTCCTTTTAAAACGATGAATGCCTTAGTTGCCCTGCAAGAAGGTGTTATTGATCCAAGCACAAAATTTAGATGCTACAACGGTTTTTATGTAGGCAGCCAAAAGAAAGGATGTCACTGTGGAGGCGGTGTGCGTGATATGAATTCAGGTATCTATCAATCCTGCAACGCCTATTTTGCGGGTACTTTCAGAAAAATTTATGAAAAATATCCAACCACGGATGAAGGTATGGATGTTTGGGAAAAACATATGAAAAGTTTTGGACTTGGGAGTTACTTAGGCACCGATATTCCTACGGGAGCACCGGGCAGAATTCCTGGTAAAGCTTTTTATGATAAATGGTATGGTAATGGAAGCTGGGCCTCTTCAACAATTATCTCCAATGCTATTGGTCAAGGTGAAGTTGCCGCAACCCCTTTACAATTGGCCAACATGACCGCTGCAATTGCAAATAGAGGATATTTTTATACCCCACACATCATTAAAAATATAGGAAACACTGTAGCCATAGACCCCAAGTATACAGAGCCACATCAAACTACAATAGACAAGGAACATTTTGAGCCAGTAATTAAAGGTATGGCCAATGTTTATAAATATGGAACTGGAAGATGGGTACAAATACCAGGAATTGAAATAGCTGGAAAAACAGGTACTGTTGAAAATTTTGTGAGAGTTAATGGAGAACGTATGCAACTTACGGATCATTCTGTTTTTGTAGCTTTCGCTCCTGTTGAAAACCCAAAAATAGCTTTAGCTGTGTATATTGAAAACGGATATTATGGTTCTAGATACGCCGGCCACATTGCTTCCCTGCTCATTGAGAAATACATAAAAGGTGAAATCACCAGAAAAGATTTAGAAAAACGCATGCTAGAAAAGACATTGGAACACGAATATGCAAAGCCATATAGTGGAGAACCTTTCAAGATAAATGAATATGTCTGGTAA